From one Marmota flaviventris isolate mMarFla1 chromosome 1, mMarFla1.hap1, whole genome shotgun sequence genomic stretch:
- the Mrps24 gene encoding small ribosomal subunit protein uS3m → MAASVCALALWPRVVPWSRELPGAWRALHTSAVCAKNRAARVRVGKGDKPVTYEEAHPPHYIAHRKGWLSLHTGNLDGEEHAAERTVEDFFLRKFMLGTFPGCLADQLVLKRRANQVEICALVLRQLPAHKFYFLVGYSETLLSHFYKCPVRLHLQTVPAKVVYKYI, encoded by the exons ATGGCGGCGTCCGTGTGCGCTCTGGCCCTGTGGCCACGG GTGGTGCCGTGGAGTAGGGAACTTCCGGGCGCCTGGCGTGCCCTGCACACCTCCGCAGTCTGCGCCAAG AACCGGGCGGCCAGAGTCCGCGTGGGCAAGGGGGACAAGCCCGTGACCTACGAGGAGGCCCACCCACCACACTACATCGCCCACCGAAAGGGATGGCTGTCGTTGCACACAG GTAATCTGGATGGGGAAGAACATGCTGCAGAGCGAACGGTGGAGGATTTTTTCCTACGCAAGTTCATGCTGGGTACTTTCCCAGGCTGTCTGGCTGACCAGCTGGTCCTGAAGCGCCGGGCCAACCAGGTGGAGATCTGTGCCCTGGTCCTGAGGCAGCTGCCAGCACACAAGTTCTACTTCCTCGTGGGCTACAGTGAGACTCTGCTGTCCCACTTTTACAAGTGTCCTGTGCGACTCCATCTCCAAACTGTGCCCGCAAAGGTTGTATATAAGTATATTTAG
- the Urgcp gene encoding up-regulator of cell proliferation isoform X1, whose amino-acid sequence MEGDDCGFHYGDGTNEAQDNDFPAVERSRLQEMLSLLGLETYQMQKLSLQDSMQISFDSMKNWAPQVPKDLPWHFLRKLQALNAEARNTTMVLDMPPDARPAEKENQMEEEMIYWDPAEDIAADDIYSFSELPTPDTPVNPLDLLCALLLSSDSFLQQEIVLKMSLCQFALPLVLPDSENHYHTFLLWALRAVVRTWWSQPPRGLGSLREDSVVLSRAPTFSFVRMDVSSNSKSQLLNAILSPGRRQWDCFWHRDLNLGTNPREIADGLVEISWFFPSGRDDLDVFPEPVAFLNLRGDIGSHWLQFKLLTEISSAVFILTDNISKKEYKLLYSMKESTTKYYFILSPYRGKRNTNLRFLNKLIPVLKIDHSHVLVKVSSTDSESFVRRIRGIVGSVVRSPCRRVSVEDMAHAARKLGLRIDEDCEECQKAKDRMERITRKIKDIDAYRRDELRLQGDPGRKAAQVEREFCQLQWAPDPPEKHRAELRRRFLELRMQQNGQEPTSGVQEFIAGISSPSPGERQYFLRWMEWGLARVGQPRLRQPPETLLTLRPKLSGSSDLSEPLWPEPLGVEHFLREMGQFYEAESCLVEAGRLPAGQRRFAHFPGLAVELLLLGLPLELVDGGTLSIPVRWVTGLLKELHIRLDRRSRLVVLSALGIPGTGKSMLLNTMFGLRFATGRICSPRGAFMQLITVAEGFSQDLGCDHILVIDSGGLISGALTSAGDRFELEASLATLLMGLSNVTVVSLAETRDIPPAILHAFLRLEKTGHMPSYQFVYQNLHDMPVPSPKPRERRQLLEPPSDLNRAAAQMEKQGGGFRTLAGLAFCDPERQHVWHVPGLWHGAPPMAAVSLGYSEAIFELKRCLLENIRNGLSNQNKNIQQLIELVRRL is encoded by the exons atggaaggagatgaCTGCGGGTTCCATTATGGAG aTGGTACGAATGAGGCTCAGGACAATGACTTCCCAGCAG TGGAGAGAAGCAGGCTTCAGGAAATGCTATCCCTGTTGGGACTGGAGACATACCAGATGCAGAAGCTCAGCCTCCAGGACTCTATGCAGATCAGTTTTGACAGTATGAAAAACTGGGCTCCTCAGGTTCCCAAGGACCTGCCCTGgcatttcctcagaaaactgcAGGCCCTCAATGCTGAAGCCAGGAATACCACCATGGTGCTGGATATGCCTCCAGATGCCCGGCctgcagaaaaggaaaaccagatggaggaggagatgatcTACTGGGATCCAGCTGAGGATATCGCTGCTGATGACATCTACTCTTTCTCTGAGTTGCCAACACCCGACACACCAGTGAACCCCCTGGACCTTCTCTGTGCCCTGCTGCTGTCCTCAGACAGCTTTCTGCAGCAGGAGATTGTGCTCAAGATGTCCCTCTGCCAGTTTGCACTCCCACTTGTGTTGCCTGACTCAGAAAACCACTATCACACCTTTCTGCTGTGGGCCCTACGGGCCGTTGTACGGACGTGGTGGTCCCAGCCCCCTCGGGGCCTGGGCAGCCTAAGAGAGGACAGTGTGGTCCTATCCAGGGCACCTACCTTTTCCTTCGTGCGCATGGATGTCAGCAGCAACTCTAAGTCCCAGCTGCTCAATGCCATCCTCAGCCCGGGCCGTAGGCAATGGGACTGCTTCTGGCATCGGGATCTCAACTTGGGCACTAATCCCCGGGAGATTGCAGATGGGTTAGTAGAGATTTCTTGGTTTTTTCCCAGCGGCAGGGATGACCTGGATGTCTTCCCAGAGCCTGTGGCCTTTCTGAACCTGCGAGGTGACATTGGGTCTCACTGGCTGCAGTTTAAACTTTTGACAGAAATCTCCTCGGCTGTGTTTATTCTGACAGACAACATCAGTAAGAAGGAATACAAACTATTATACTCTATGAAGGAGTCAACCACAAAATACTACTTCATTCTGAGTCCCTACCGGGGGAAACGGAACACAAACCTCCGATTCCTGAACAAGCTGATCCCTGTGCTGAAGATAGACCACTCACACGTCCTGGTGAAGGTCAGTAGCACTGACAGCGAGAGCTTTGTGAGGAGGATCAGAGGGATTGTGGGTAGTGTGGTACGGTCCCCCTGCAGGAGGGTGTCTGTGGAAGACATGGCTCATGCAGCCCGGAAGTTGGGCCTCAGAATTGATGAGGACTGTGAGGAGTGTCAGAAGGCAAAGGACCGAATGGAGAGAATCACCAGAAAGATCAAGGACATAGATGCCTACAGGAGGGATGAGCTGAGGCTGCAGGGAGACCCTGGAAGGAAAGCGGCCCAAGTGGAGAGGGAGTTCTGCCAGCTGCAGTGGGCCCCAGACCCACCTGAGAAGCACCGGGCTGAGCTGAGGCGTCGGTTTCTGGAGCTCCGGATGCAGCAGAATGGCCAGGAGCCTACCTCAGGGGTACAAGAGTTCATTGCTGGGATCAGCAGCCCCTCTCCGGGTGAGAGACAATACTTCCTGAGGTGGATGGAGTGGGGGCTGGCTCGGGTAGGCCAGCCACGGCTGAGACAGCCCCCAGAGACTCTTCTCACTCTGAGACCAAAACTCAGCGGGTCCTCAGACTTGAGTGAACCACTCTGGCCTGAGCCTCTTGGGGTAGAGCATTTCCTGCGTGAGATGGGGCAATTCTATGAGGCAGAGAGCTGCCtggtggaggcagggaggctgccAGCTGGCCAGAGGCGCTTTGCCCACTTCCCAGGCCTAGCTGtagagctgctgctgctggggctgcCCCTGGAATTGGTGGATGGGGGAACCCTGAGCATCCCTGTTCGCTGGGTCACAGGGCTCCTCAAGGAGCTGCACATCCGCCTGGACAGGAGGTCTCGGCTGGTAGTTCTATCTGCCCTGGGGATACCAGGCACAGGGAAATCCATGCTTCTCAACACCATGTTTGGCCTGCGATTTGCTACTGGGAGGATCTGCAGTCCCCGGGGGGCCTTCATGCAGCTCATCACAGTGGCTGAGGGCTTCAGCCAGGACCTGGGCTGTGACCACATCCTTGTGATAGACTCTGGGGGGCTGATCAGTGGGGCTTTGACCTCAGCTGGGGACAGGTTTGAGCTGGAGGCTTCACTGGCCACTCTGCTAATGGGGTTGAGTAATGTTACTGTGGTCAGTTTAGCTGAAACGAGGGACATTCCACCAGCTATTCTGCATGCATTTCTGAGGTTGGAAAAAACAGGACACATGCCCAGCTATCAGTTTGTGTACCAGAACCTTCATGACAtgcctgtccccagccccaagccaaGAGAGAGGAGGCAGCTCTTGGAACCACCCAGTGACCTGAACAGAGCTGCTGCCCAGATGGAGAAGCAAGGTGGTGGCTTCCGGACACTGGCGGGCCTAGCCTTCTGCGACCCTGAGAGGCAGCATGTCTGGCATGTCCCAGGACTGTGGCATGGAGCACCACCCATGGCTGCTGTGAGCCTTGGGTATAGTGAGGCCATTTTTGAATTGAAGAGATGCCTGCTAGAAAACATCAGAAATGGCCTGtccaaccaaaacaaaaacatccagCAGCTCATTGAGCTGGTGCGGCGGCTGTGA
- the Urgcp gene encoding up-regulator of cell proliferation isoform X3 yields the protein MASPGHSDLGEVAPEIKPSERRTAVAIADLEWREMEGDDCGFHYGDGTNEAQDNDFPAVERSRLQEMLSLLGLETYQMQKLSLQDSMQISFDSMKNWAPQVPKDLPWHFLRKLQALNAEARNTTMVLDMPPDARPAEKENQMEEEMIYWDPAEDIAADDIYSFSELPTPDTPVNPLDLLCALLLSSDSFLQQEIVLKMSLCQFALPLVLPDSENHYHTFLLWALRAVVRTWWSQPPRGLGSLREDSVVLSRAPTFSFVRMDVSSNSKSQLLNAILSPGRRQWDCFWHRDLNLGTNPREIADGLVEISWFFPSGRDDLDVFPEPVAFLNLRGDIGSHWLQFKLLTEISSAVFILTDNISKKEYKLLYSMKESTTKYYFILSPYRGKRNTNLRFLNKLIPVLKIDHSHVLVKVSSTDSESFVRRIRGIVGSVVRSPCRRVSVEDMAHAARKLGLRIDEDCEECQKAKDRMERITRKIKDIDAYRRDELRLQGDPGRKAAQVEREFCQLQWAPDPPEKHRAELRRRFLELRMQQNGQEPTSGVQEFIAGISSPSPGERQYFLRWMEWGLARVGQPRLRQPPETLLTLRPKLSGSSDLSEPLWPEPLGVEHFLREMGQFYEAESCLVEAGRLPAGQRRFAHFPGLAVELLLLGLPLELVDGGTLSIPVRWVTGLLKELHIRLDRRSRLVVLSALGIPGTGKSMLLNTMFGLRFATGRICSPRGAFMQLITVAEGFSQDLGCDHILVIDSGGLISGALTSAGDRFELEASLATLLMGLSNVTVVSLAETRDIPPAILHAFLRLEKTGHMPSYQFVYQNLHDMPVPSPKPRERRQLLEPPSDLNRAAAQMEKQGGGFRTLAGLAFCDPERQHVWHVPGLWHGAPPMAAVSLGYSEAIFELKRCLLENIRNGLSNQNKNIQQLIELVRRL from the exons ACATTCTGATTTGGGAGAGGTGGCCCCAGAAATAAAACCATCAGAGAGACGAACAGCTGTGGCAATTGCAG ATTTGGAATGgagagaaatggaaggagatgaCTGCGGGTTCCATTATGGAG aTGGTACGAATGAGGCTCAGGACAATGACTTCCCAGCAG TGGAGAGAAGCAGGCTTCAGGAAATGCTATCCCTGTTGGGACTGGAGACATACCAGATGCAGAAGCTCAGCCTCCAGGACTCTATGCAGATCAGTTTTGACAGTATGAAAAACTGGGCTCCTCAGGTTCCCAAGGACCTGCCCTGgcatttcctcagaaaactgcAGGCCCTCAATGCTGAAGCCAGGAATACCACCATGGTGCTGGATATGCCTCCAGATGCCCGGCctgcagaaaaggaaaaccagatggaggaggagatgatcTACTGGGATCCAGCTGAGGATATCGCTGCTGATGACATCTACTCTTTCTCTGAGTTGCCAACACCCGACACACCAGTGAACCCCCTGGACCTTCTCTGTGCCCTGCTGCTGTCCTCAGACAGCTTTCTGCAGCAGGAGATTGTGCTCAAGATGTCCCTCTGCCAGTTTGCACTCCCACTTGTGTTGCCTGACTCAGAAAACCACTATCACACCTTTCTGCTGTGGGCCCTACGGGCCGTTGTACGGACGTGGTGGTCCCAGCCCCCTCGGGGCCTGGGCAGCCTAAGAGAGGACAGTGTGGTCCTATCCAGGGCACCTACCTTTTCCTTCGTGCGCATGGATGTCAGCAGCAACTCTAAGTCCCAGCTGCTCAATGCCATCCTCAGCCCGGGCCGTAGGCAATGGGACTGCTTCTGGCATCGGGATCTCAACTTGGGCACTAATCCCCGGGAGATTGCAGATGGGTTAGTAGAGATTTCTTGGTTTTTTCCCAGCGGCAGGGATGACCTGGATGTCTTCCCAGAGCCTGTGGCCTTTCTGAACCTGCGAGGTGACATTGGGTCTCACTGGCTGCAGTTTAAACTTTTGACAGAAATCTCCTCGGCTGTGTTTATTCTGACAGACAACATCAGTAAGAAGGAATACAAACTATTATACTCTATGAAGGAGTCAACCACAAAATACTACTTCATTCTGAGTCCCTACCGGGGGAAACGGAACACAAACCTCCGATTCCTGAACAAGCTGATCCCTGTGCTGAAGATAGACCACTCACACGTCCTGGTGAAGGTCAGTAGCACTGACAGCGAGAGCTTTGTGAGGAGGATCAGAGGGATTGTGGGTAGTGTGGTACGGTCCCCCTGCAGGAGGGTGTCTGTGGAAGACATGGCTCATGCAGCCCGGAAGTTGGGCCTCAGAATTGATGAGGACTGTGAGGAGTGTCAGAAGGCAAAGGACCGAATGGAGAGAATCACCAGAAAGATCAAGGACATAGATGCCTACAGGAGGGATGAGCTGAGGCTGCAGGGAGACCCTGGAAGGAAAGCGGCCCAAGTGGAGAGGGAGTTCTGCCAGCTGCAGTGGGCCCCAGACCCACCTGAGAAGCACCGGGCTGAGCTGAGGCGTCGGTTTCTGGAGCTCCGGATGCAGCAGAATGGCCAGGAGCCTACCTCAGGGGTACAAGAGTTCATTGCTGGGATCAGCAGCCCCTCTCCGGGTGAGAGACAATACTTCCTGAGGTGGATGGAGTGGGGGCTGGCTCGGGTAGGCCAGCCACGGCTGAGACAGCCCCCAGAGACTCTTCTCACTCTGAGACCAAAACTCAGCGGGTCCTCAGACTTGAGTGAACCACTCTGGCCTGAGCCTCTTGGGGTAGAGCATTTCCTGCGTGAGATGGGGCAATTCTATGAGGCAGAGAGCTGCCtggtggaggcagggaggctgccAGCTGGCCAGAGGCGCTTTGCCCACTTCCCAGGCCTAGCTGtagagctgctgctgctggggctgcCCCTGGAATTGGTGGATGGGGGAACCCTGAGCATCCCTGTTCGCTGGGTCACAGGGCTCCTCAAGGAGCTGCACATCCGCCTGGACAGGAGGTCTCGGCTGGTAGTTCTATCTGCCCTGGGGATACCAGGCACAGGGAAATCCATGCTTCTCAACACCATGTTTGGCCTGCGATTTGCTACTGGGAGGATCTGCAGTCCCCGGGGGGCCTTCATGCAGCTCATCACAGTGGCTGAGGGCTTCAGCCAGGACCTGGGCTGTGACCACATCCTTGTGATAGACTCTGGGGGGCTGATCAGTGGGGCTTTGACCTCAGCTGGGGACAGGTTTGAGCTGGAGGCTTCACTGGCCACTCTGCTAATGGGGTTGAGTAATGTTACTGTGGTCAGTTTAGCTGAAACGAGGGACATTCCACCAGCTATTCTGCATGCATTTCTGAGGTTGGAAAAAACAGGACACATGCCCAGCTATCAGTTTGTGTACCAGAACCTTCATGACAtgcctgtccccagccccaagccaaGAGAGAGGAGGCAGCTCTTGGAACCACCCAGTGACCTGAACAGAGCTGCTGCCCAGATGGAGAAGCAAGGTGGTGGCTTCCGGACACTGGCGGGCCTAGCCTTCTGCGACCCTGAGAGGCAGCATGTCTGGCATGTCCCAGGACTGTGGCATGGAGCACCACCCATGGCTGCTGTGAGCCTTGGGTATAGTGAGGCCATTTTTGAATTGAAGAGATGCCTGCTAGAAAACATCAGAAATGGCCTGtccaaccaaaacaaaaacatccagCAGCTCATTGAGCTGGTGCGGCGGCTGTGA
- the Urgcp gene encoding up-regulator of cell proliferation isoform X2, which produces MASPGIEVELLVKGHSDLGEVAPEIKPSERRTAVAIADLEWREMEGDDCGFHYGDGTNEAQDNDFPAVERSRLQEMLSLLGLETYQMQKLSLQDSMQISFDSMKNWAPQVPKDLPWHFLRKLQALNAEARNTTMVLDMPPDARPAEKENQMEEEMIYWDPAEDIAADDIYSFSELPTPDTPVNPLDLLCALLLSSDSFLQQEIVLKMSLCQFALPLVLPDSENHYHTFLLWALRAVVRTWWSQPPRGLGSLREDSVVLSRAPTFSFVRMDVSSNSKSQLLNAILSPGRRQWDCFWHRDLNLGTNPREIADGLVEISWFFPSGRDDLDVFPEPVAFLNLRGDIGSHWLQFKLLTEISSAVFILTDNISKKEYKLLYSMKESTTKYYFILSPYRGKRNTNLRFLNKLIPVLKIDHSHVLVKVSSTDSESFVRRIRGIVGSVVRSPCRRVSVEDMAHAARKLGLRIDEDCEECQKAKDRMERITRKIKDIDAYRRDELRLQGDPGRKAAQVEREFCQLQWAPDPPEKHRAELRRRFLELRMQQNGQEPTSGVQEFIAGISSPSPGERQYFLRWMEWGLARVGQPRLRQPPETLLTLRPKLSGSSDLSEPLWPEPLGVEHFLREMGQFYEAESCLVEAGRLPAGQRRFAHFPGLAVELLLLGLPLELVDGGTLSIPVRWVTGLLKELHIRLDRRSRLVVLSALGIPGTGKSMLLNTMFGLRFATGRICSPRGAFMQLITVAEGFSQDLGCDHILVIDSGGLISGALTSAGDRFELEASLATLLMGLSNVTVVSLAETRDIPPAILHAFLRLEKTGHMPSYQFVYQNLHDMPVPSPKPRERRQLLEPPSDLNRAAAQMEKQGGGFRTLAGLAFCDPERQHVWHVPGLWHGAPPMAAVSLGYSEAIFELKRCLLENIRNGLSNQNKNIQQLIELVRRL; this is translated from the exons gatagaAGTGGAATTACTGGTCAAAgg ACATTCTGATTTGGGAGAGGTGGCCCCAGAAATAAAACCATCAGAGAGACGAACAGCTGTGGCAATTGCAG ATTTGGAATGgagagaaatggaaggagatgaCTGCGGGTTCCATTATGGAG aTGGTACGAATGAGGCTCAGGACAATGACTTCCCAGCAG TGGAGAGAAGCAGGCTTCAGGAAATGCTATCCCTGTTGGGACTGGAGACATACCAGATGCAGAAGCTCAGCCTCCAGGACTCTATGCAGATCAGTTTTGACAGTATGAAAAACTGGGCTCCTCAGGTTCCCAAGGACCTGCCCTGgcatttcctcagaaaactgcAGGCCCTCAATGCTGAAGCCAGGAATACCACCATGGTGCTGGATATGCCTCCAGATGCCCGGCctgcagaaaaggaaaaccagatggaggaggagatgatcTACTGGGATCCAGCTGAGGATATCGCTGCTGATGACATCTACTCTTTCTCTGAGTTGCCAACACCCGACACACCAGTGAACCCCCTGGACCTTCTCTGTGCCCTGCTGCTGTCCTCAGACAGCTTTCTGCAGCAGGAGATTGTGCTCAAGATGTCCCTCTGCCAGTTTGCACTCCCACTTGTGTTGCCTGACTCAGAAAACCACTATCACACCTTTCTGCTGTGGGCCCTACGGGCCGTTGTACGGACGTGGTGGTCCCAGCCCCCTCGGGGCCTGGGCAGCCTAAGAGAGGACAGTGTGGTCCTATCCAGGGCACCTACCTTTTCCTTCGTGCGCATGGATGTCAGCAGCAACTCTAAGTCCCAGCTGCTCAATGCCATCCTCAGCCCGGGCCGTAGGCAATGGGACTGCTTCTGGCATCGGGATCTCAACTTGGGCACTAATCCCCGGGAGATTGCAGATGGGTTAGTAGAGATTTCTTGGTTTTTTCCCAGCGGCAGGGATGACCTGGATGTCTTCCCAGAGCCTGTGGCCTTTCTGAACCTGCGAGGTGACATTGGGTCTCACTGGCTGCAGTTTAAACTTTTGACAGAAATCTCCTCGGCTGTGTTTATTCTGACAGACAACATCAGTAAGAAGGAATACAAACTATTATACTCTATGAAGGAGTCAACCACAAAATACTACTTCATTCTGAGTCCCTACCGGGGGAAACGGAACACAAACCTCCGATTCCTGAACAAGCTGATCCCTGTGCTGAAGATAGACCACTCACACGTCCTGGTGAAGGTCAGTAGCACTGACAGCGAGAGCTTTGTGAGGAGGATCAGAGGGATTGTGGGTAGTGTGGTACGGTCCCCCTGCAGGAGGGTGTCTGTGGAAGACATGGCTCATGCAGCCCGGAAGTTGGGCCTCAGAATTGATGAGGACTGTGAGGAGTGTCAGAAGGCAAAGGACCGAATGGAGAGAATCACCAGAAAGATCAAGGACATAGATGCCTACAGGAGGGATGAGCTGAGGCTGCAGGGAGACCCTGGAAGGAAAGCGGCCCAAGTGGAGAGGGAGTTCTGCCAGCTGCAGTGGGCCCCAGACCCACCTGAGAAGCACCGGGCTGAGCTGAGGCGTCGGTTTCTGGAGCTCCGGATGCAGCAGAATGGCCAGGAGCCTACCTCAGGGGTACAAGAGTTCATTGCTGGGATCAGCAGCCCCTCTCCGGGTGAGAGACAATACTTCCTGAGGTGGATGGAGTGGGGGCTGGCTCGGGTAGGCCAGCCACGGCTGAGACAGCCCCCAGAGACTCTTCTCACTCTGAGACCAAAACTCAGCGGGTCCTCAGACTTGAGTGAACCACTCTGGCCTGAGCCTCTTGGGGTAGAGCATTTCCTGCGTGAGATGGGGCAATTCTATGAGGCAGAGAGCTGCCtggtggaggcagggaggctgccAGCTGGCCAGAGGCGCTTTGCCCACTTCCCAGGCCTAGCTGtagagctgctgctgctggggctgcCCCTGGAATTGGTGGATGGGGGAACCCTGAGCATCCCTGTTCGCTGGGTCACAGGGCTCCTCAAGGAGCTGCACATCCGCCTGGACAGGAGGTCTCGGCTGGTAGTTCTATCTGCCCTGGGGATACCAGGCACAGGGAAATCCATGCTTCTCAACACCATGTTTGGCCTGCGATTTGCTACTGGGAGGATCTGCAGTCCCCGGGGGGCCTTCATGCAGCTCATCACAGTGGCTGAGGGCTTCAGCCAGGACCTGGGCTGTGACCACATCCTTGTGATAGACTCTGGGGGGCTGATCAGTGGGGCTTTGACCTCAGCTGGGGACAGGTTTGAGCTGGAGGCTTCACTGGCCACTCTGCTAATGGGGTTGAGTAATGTTACTGTGGTCAGTTTAGCTGAAACGAGGGACATTCCACCAGCTATTCTGCATGCATTTCTGAGGTTGGAAAAAACAGGACACATGCCCAGCTATCAGTTTGTGTACCAGAACCTTCATGACAtgcctgtccccagccccaagccaaGAGAGAGGAGGCAGCTCTTGGAACCACCCAGTGACCTGAACAGAGCTGCTGCCCAGATGGAGAAGCAAGGTGGTGGCTTCCGGACACTGGCGGGCCTAGCCTTCTGCGACCCTGAGAGGCAGCATGTCTGGCATGTCCCAGGACTGTGGCATGGAGCACCACCCATGGCTGCTGTGAGCCTTGGGTATAGTGAGGCCATTTTTGAATTGAAGAGATGCCTGCTAGAAAACATCAGAAATGGCCTGtccaaccaaaacaaaaacatccagCAGCTCATTGAGCTGGTGCGGCGGCTGTGA